One part of the Nitrosopumilus sp. genome encodes these proteins:
- a CDS encoding transcription factor: MVDKYEDPFVRIASMIGGDEYLKVARSLLKAEDATDEEIASSTGLRINMVRKVLYDLFGKSLITGIRVKDERKGWFVYRWRTRREEVEHFIESQKKKIEERLQQRLDYENASDFYHCGNEDCPRVTFESALDGMFKCPSCGSVLNLKKNDKSKKAYSKKIDEIKKDMQQTF; the protein is encoded by the coding sequence TTGGTAGACAAATACGAAGATCCTTTTGTTAGAATAGCCTCCATGATAGGAGGAGATGAATACCTCAAAGTAGCAAGATCATTACTCAAAGCAGAAGATGCAACTGATGAAGAAATTGCAAGCTCTACTGGTCTTAGGATCAACATGGTAAGAAAAGTATTGTATGATTTGTTTGGAAAATCCTTAATCACTGGGATCAGGGTAAAAGATGAAAGAAAGGGGTGGTTTGTCTACAGATGGAGAACCAGAAGGGAAGAAGTAGAGCATTTTATTGAAAGCCAGAAAAAGAAAATCGAAGAAAGATTACAACAAAGATTAGATTATGAAAATGCTTCAGACTTTTATCATTGTGGTAATGAAGATTGCCCCAGAGTGACATTTGAGAGTGCACTTGATGGAATGTTCAAATGCCCATCATGTGGAAGTGTTCTAAACCTAAAAAAGAATGATAAATCTAAAAAAGCATATTCAAAGAAGATCGATGAAATCAAGAAAGATATGCAGCAAACATTCTGA